The following DNA comes from Terriglobales bacterium.
TGCATCGGGTCGCCTGACGGCGTCACTTTTTTGACCGGGTGGAAGAGTACGGAACTGGGGACATCAGGATAAACGTTCGCGAGTGTTGCACGTGCATGTGCCGAATTACAGATGACGAAATCAGGAATGTGGCGGGATGCCAGTCGCTGAAGCCAGTGCCCGTCGAGCGTAGAGTGCTGCCAAAATACTACAGGGATTCGGGATCTCTTCAGGACTGGCCCGTAAACCGTCTGGCACCAGGCTGAATGGGAAATGATTACGTCAAACGGAAATTGATCCAGCAGGCGGGCAAGTGCATGCCGGGAGCGAATGACCGAGACCGGATTTCGCAAATGAACCGACGGCAGCTCGTGAACTTTCATTCCGGCGCAGCCTATGGAATCGGCGAAAATTCCTTTGAACGCCAAGGCAATCGACTGCTGAAGCTCAGGGCAGCCTGAAGCAAATTCTGCAAACGTGAGCAGGGCCGATTCAATACCGCCCATCATGTTGCCGGAATGCAAATGCAGAATGCGGAGTGTTTGCCGAAGGCTGTTCGGTGCTCCATGAACAGGCTCCGCGGAGACGCTCATGCATGCGCTCCGCGCGCCTTGTTACGCTCGCGATTCATCAAACATTCTTCATACAACGGTATCAGTTCCGTTGCCAGCCTCTCGCGGCCAAATCGGAGTCGCGCTGCATTCAATCCATTACTGCCAAGCCGTGAGCGGAGATTGACATCTTGCACCAGTCGGGAAATGGCTCCGGCCATGCTTGCGGAGTTACCCGATTCAAATGTGAGCGCGAACTCACCCATCCGCAAGACCTCGGCAGCCCCACCTTTTCCGCTGCTGATCACTGGCTTCCCGCAGCCCATGGATTCCACGATCACGCGACCGAATGGTTCGGGTTCTGTGCTGGCATGAACCACCACATCAAGCATGCGCATGGCAGCGGCGGGATTGTCGACAAAACCAGTGAATGTGACGCGGTCAGCGATTCCCAACCGATTCGCATACTCCTTCAACGAGTTGACCGACTGTTGTTGTGAAGCCGTTTGGTACAACGCACCACCGATAACAAAGCCGTGGACGTTCAGACGGCGATCGAGTTTCGCCAATGCATCAAGGAACAGCCGGTGTCCCTTCCACCAGGCCATGGTTGCAACGAGACCCACTTTGACAGTGCCTGGAGCGATACCCGGCGTGGGTAGTATGGGGCCCTGCGGGGAGAACTCGTTGAGGTCAACCACGTTGAGGATTGGGACCACTTTCTTGCCCGGAAGCAGCTTACGGATATCTTGTGCGACGCTTTCGGAATTCGCGATGACCAGATCGGCCTGTGACTGGAATCGACTTAACAGGCGAGCCATAATCGGTCGCGAACTGGCATAGTCGTGGACATGCCAGATCAGTTTTGCATTCCGTGGCTTGGCCCATGCGCCCAGGAGGTGCATCTTGAGGCCATTGGTGTGAATGATGTCGGGGTTGCTGCCGTGGAGGGTAGCGCGCAATTTTCGACGGTACGCAATCGCCGCCGGTGCTGCACGCAGAGTGGAAGCGAATAGAGCTGATCGCCCGGTCGCGCCTGAATCTCCGAGCGACGCGACACGCTGGGGAAACCGCAAGACCTGGACGTCGGCCAAGGCTGCAGCGCGTGAGGACAGCGGGCCGGGTTCCCCAAGAATCACCGTGAGCCGCCATTCCGGGCGGCTTTGATGCAAGAAAGCGAGCATGTCCAGCAGGCAGAGTTCAGCGCCACCGAGTTGGCCGGACGGATTCAGGAACGCGATGTGCATCAGTCCGGCTACGCTCTCCTGTTCAAGCTTTTGCCGCTGCGGACTTGCTACCCGCCTGTTGCGAGAATATCTCCAGATCCGACTCGACCATCTCTCGGACCAGGTCCTTCAAGGTGAGCTTGTAGTCCCAGCCGAGCGCTTTCTTGGCCTTGGAGCAATCCCCCAGCAGGTTGTCGACCTCCGCCGGGCGCTTATAACGATCATCGATCTTGAGATAGTCTTCGAGATTCAGCCCGACGAGCGAGAACGCCAGATCGGCGAAGTCCTTCACTGAGTAATTGACGCCAGTGGCAATAACGTAATCATCGGGACGGTCTTGCTGAAGCATGAGCCACATTCCGCGTACGTATTCGCGGGCATGTCCCCAATCGCGACGTGCCTCGAGATTGCCAAGTCGAAGTTCATCAGCCAGGCCCAGCTTTATCTTTGCGGCTTGGGAAGTAATTTTACGGGTGACGAACTCCAGTCCGCGACGTGGCGACTCGTGGTTATAGAGAATTCCCGAGCAGGCATAAAGACCGTAGGCTTCACGATAGTTGCGAGTCAGGTAATATCCAGCGACCTTCGAGATGCCGTAGGGAGAACGGGGACGGAAGATCGTTTCCTCGTTCTGGGGTACTTGCGGCGGATTACCGAACATCTCGCTGGACCCGGCAAAGTAGAAGCGCGCCTTGGGCGCCAGTTCGCG
Coding sequences within:
- a CDS encoding glycosyltransferase family 4 protein is translated as MHIAFLNPSGQLGGAELCLLDMLAFLHQSRPEWRLTVILGEPGPLSSRAAALADVQVLRFPQRVASLGDSGATGRSALFASTLRAAPAAIAYRRKLRATLHGSNPDIIHTNGLKMHLLGAWAKPRNAKLIWHVHDYASSRPIMARLLSRFQSQADLVIANSESVAQDIRKLLPGKKVVPILNVVDLNEFSPQGPILPTPGIAPGTVKVGLVATMAWWKGHRLFLDALAKLDRRLNVHGFVIGGALYQTASQQQSVNSLKEYANRLGIADRVTFTGFVDNPAAAMRMLDVVVHASTEPEPFGRVIVESMGCGKPVISSGKGGAAEVLRMGEFALTFESGNSASMAGAISRLVQDVNLRSRLGSNGLNAARLRFGRERLATELIPLYEECLMNRERNKARGAHA
- a CDS encoding GDP-mannose 4,6-dehydratase; amino-acid sequence: MAKRALITGISGQDGSYLAELLLEKGYEVHGVARRMAIENPEHRLHRIRHLIGKVELHGASLESYPSLYQVISKIHPDEIYHLAAQSFVSYSFEDEFTTMGANVNGTHYMLAAVRELAPKARFYFAGSSEMFGNPPQVPQNEETIFRPRSPYGISKVAGYYLTRNYREAYGLYACSGILYNHESPRRGLEFVTRKITSQAAKIKLGLADELRLGNLEARRDWGHAREYVRGMWLMLQQDRPDDYVIATGVNYSVKDFADLAFSLVGLNLEDYLKIDDRYKRPAEVDNLLGDCSKAKKALGWDYKLTLKDLVREMVESDLEIFSQQAGSKSAAAKA